From the Cohaesibacter sp. ES.047 genome, the window GCGGCCTTGAAACTGGCCCACGAAATCGCTGATGAAGACGTGGAAATCAATCGCCAGATTGGTGAAAACGGCCTTGCGATCATCCGCGAGATTGCTGCGAAAAAACCAGCCGGTGAGCCGGTTCGTCTGTTGACCCACTGCAACGCGGGCTGGCTCGCCACTGTGGACTGGGGCACAGCGACCTCACCGATGTATCATGCCTACAATGCCGGCATCCCCTTGCATGTCTGGGTCGATGAGACCCGTCCGCGCAATCAGGGCGCCATGACGGCATGGGAATTGGGCAGTCACGGCATCGAGCACAAGTATATCGTTGACAATGCCGGTGGGCATTTGATGCAGCATGGTCTTGTGGACATGGTGATCGTTGGCACGGACCGTACCACGCGGCGCGGCGATGTGTGCAACAAGATCGGCACTTATCTCAAGGCGCTGGCCGCCCATGACAATGGTGTTCCCTTCTATGTTGCTCTGCCATCCCCAACCATCGACTGGACCGTTGATGATGGCGTGGCCGAAATTCCCATCGAAGAACGCGATGATTTCGAAACCACGCATGTGCAGGGACGCCGAGCCGACGGCACCATTGATACGGTACAGGTCGCACCAGAAGGCACGTCAGGTGGCAACATGGCCTTTGACGTAACGCCCAATCGACTGGTCACCGGGCTCATCACCGAGCGTGGCGTCTGCAAGGCCACACCGGAAGGTCTGGCTGGTTTGTTCCCGGATATGGTAAAATCCGCCAACTAGTTTTTCTTGCACAATTGGCGGTTTTCTTATAACGCCAATCGCTGGTTGAAAAACGTTACGGATAGAGATGGTTTCTGTACCCATCAGAGGCACAGAAACCCCATTCATTGAAGGACTGACCAGTGGTTTCAGAGAAAACATCGCGGGCCAAGCCGTCCCGATCCCTGCCTCGACAGATATCCCGTCAAGATGACGCAATCATAGAGGCGACATGGGCCTATTATCATGATGGATTGAACCAGAACGACATTGCCGCCCGTCTGGGAGTCAGTCGTGCCTCTGTGGTCAATTATCTGACCGAGGCCCGTCGCCGGGACTATGTGCGGATCACGCTCAACAGCGAAATTTTTCTCAATCACGAATTGTCCGAACGCCTCAAGGAAAAATACGGGCTGGCCGAAGTGCTGGTGGTGCCGTCCGACCCCACCGGGCAGGCAGGGTCCAGCGAAAGGGTAGCCCGCGCGACCGCGGACTGGTTGCCCCAATTGCTTGAACCTGGTGACAAGCTGGGGATTGCATGGGGGGAGACGATTTATCGGGTGGCCGAAGTTGTCCCGCATCTCACGGTCGAGGATGTCACCGTTGTCCAGCTGGTGGGCTCCCGTGCCGCAGGGCTTGGCTATGCGGCCGAAGTTTGCTCGGCAACCATCGCCCGGCATTTTGGTGCAAGCGTCATCAACCTGCATGTGCCCTTGATCGTTTCCACCGAAGGCCTTGCCAAGCAATTGCGGGACGAGCCCGATATTGCCGACCAGCTCAAGGCAGTGAATGACTGCAACAAGGTGCTGTTTGCCTGCGGTACCGTGGGCGACAACAGCCACATCGCGCGCACACGCATTCTCTCGCGCGAAACGCTGGCCAAATGCCGAGAAAAAGGGGCCGCAGGGGTTATCTGCGCCCGCTTGATTGACGCAGAAGGCACACCCATCCCGACCGAAATTGATGATCGCATGATCGGCGTTACGCTCGAGCAAATGCGAAGCAAGGAAATGGGCCTTCTTGTCGCGTCCGGCCCCGAAAGGGTCAGGGGCGCCAAAGCGGCCATCTTGGGCGGATACACATCCCATCTTGTGACCTGTTCCAACACAGCACAGTTGTTAATGGAGTAAGAAACGTGGCCAAAGGGCTTAACCAAGGGCTTTCCGACACATTGGAAACGCGCAATGCCATTATCAGCGCCTGCCGCTGGATGAACAGCAGCGGCATCAACCAGGGCACATCGGGGAACATCTCGGTTCGTGTCGGGGATGCTGGTGAAGATATGCTGATCACCCCGTCAGGCGTCCCCTACGATGATCTACTTCCCGAAATGCTGGTCCGGATGGGTCTTGAGGACGTGCCGGTCAAAGACGGAGCCAAACTCAAACCGTCAAGCGAATGGCAGTTCCACCAAGCTCTCTTGCGCAGCCGTCCCGACATGAATGTGGTGCTGCATGCCCATCCCGCCTATTGCTCGGCACTGGCAATTGTCCGCGAGCCCATTCCCGCCTGTCACTATATGATTGCGGCCTTCGGGGGCCATGATGTGCCGCTCACGGGCTATCACCTGTTCGGCAGCAAGGAATTGGCCGATGAGGTCTGTTCGGCGATGACGGACCGCCATGCCTGCCTGATGTCCAACCATGGCGCGACTGTGGTGGGTGAGAGCATCGAGAAAGCCATCTGGCGCCTTGAAGAGCTGGAAAACATCGCGCGCGTTTATACGATCAGTCGCCAGCTTGGCACACCGGTGATCCTCAGCCGTGAAGAGATGGACGACGTGATCAAAGCCTTCTCCAACTATGGACCGGTCAAAGTCGACTGACTCTGATCCTGACTCTGGGGCCTCATACCGCCCGGAGAGGCCAATCGAGTAGCCTCTCGCATATAGGCTGCACGATATCAAAGCTCCCCATTATATGCTCTGGCATATCAGAATTTATATGTGATCAGCATAGCAAATGCTCACACATATAGCATTGGTTCAACGATATGCTGGAGCATATACATGGCGCGCGCGGTTTGACGATATCAAGCCAGCGAGCCCCCCCCCCCAAAAAAAAATTAGAAGTACCTCGGTCAGCGCGATCTCTAAATTGGCCCCGGAAGACCGGACAGTCATCTAGGGTGTATCCCAAACCTTTGAAGGGATACGAACATGGAAACCGTTTTCTATCGCGTGAAAACTGTCACTAGATCGGCAATAGTAAATCCAGATTGGGAAGTTACCCAATTAAATTAATGGTGTATGGCGAAGAGACAGTCCTTCTGGCGGATCTGGCCGATATTGATTTTTCTTTTTGTTTCTAGAAGTTTAGCCCTACTTGCATTGTGAGCATTCAAACGGAATGTGTAGCAAAAAGTGTAGCAACCGTCGTTGGCCGGACGACGTTGCAACACCGGTGAAAAGGGTACAATTCATGAGCGGTTTGATCAAGCGCGGGAAAGGGACTTTCCATTTCAGGATGCGGGTCCGGAAGGAATATGTCGGCATCGCCGGAAAGACCGAGATCCATCGAACATTGAAGACAGACAGCGCTCGCCAGGCCGCCGAATTGGCTCCAGCCATGAGGAAGGGAATCTTGGACGAGCTTGAGGCTTTGAAGCTTCTTCAGGACCAGCCGACTAGTGCCGATGCCTACCGGGCTGCTCAAGATATCGTCAAAAAACGAGGTCTCAGCTATCTGCCGTCTGAGTCATTGCTGTTGGCTCCGCTGGAGGAGACCCTGGTTCGCTTCGAAAAACTTGCGGAAGGAGATGATGTTGGGGCTGCCCGTGCTCTTCTCGGAGGTGTTGAAGAGCCAGGTTTGCGGTTATCAGAATTGGTGGGCAACGTTGAAGAATTCTGCGCTCATGACAACAGGCACAAGAATGACGACCAATTGCGCAAATGGCGTAACCCAAGGAAAAAGGCGGTCCGAAATCTGATGAAATCAATCGGAAACAAGGACATCCTCGTATCAGAAATCGCCGCCGCCGCTGTCCAAAAACACAAGATGTTCTGGCAGAACAAAGTCTCTTCGGGAAAAACAAAGCCTGATACTGCCAACAAGGATTTTATCCTCATGCGTTCGATGCTAAGCGCCTATTACGAAAGCATCGGAATGACTGAACCGCCCAAGCTTTATCAGGGCATTGGCATCAAGAAGAACCGTTATGAGAAACCCAACCGGAAACTCGAGATCCCGGTAAACTGGATGACGGAGAAATGGTTTGCTCCTGGTGCTTTGGATGGTATCAATGACGAAGCGATCGACATTCTGCTGATTTCCATCGAAACAGGGTGCCGTCAGAGTGAGATTTCAAATTTGCCCCCGCATTCGATTGTACTGGATCATCCGATCCCTCACCTTCATATCAAGGTGGAAGAAGGAGACATATGCCGCGAGGTTAAGAATACAGCCTCTCAAAGGATGGTACCCCTCGTCGGTGTCGCTATGGCAGCAGCCAAACGGCACCCTGAAGGATTTCCAAAGTATCGTGGCAACAGCAACTATTCCAACACGATAAACAAGGCTCTCAGGGAAAGAGGCCTACTGCCTTCCGAGAAGCACACAGTTGGCGGCACAAGGCACTCGTTTGAATCTCGCCTCAAGAAGGTTCAACTGCCCAATGACGACCGTGGCGAACTGATGGGCCACAGCGTCAAGGCCATCCGCGATCGCGAACTCTATGGCGATGACATGACCCTTGAGGACAAATTGGCCTTGCACAAGCTTATCGTACTTCCCGTGCCCAAACATTTGGAATAACCCCCGCCCCCTTAACACCACTACCAGAACACTACAACCGGAAGCGCTTCCTTGCAAAAAAGGCACTCCCGTCGTTGTTCCGTGAAAAGACGGTTCTCATTTGGCGGCTTTGGCGATCTATTTGTGAACCAGAAATCTTGCCAATTCGGCTCCAACATGGTCATGCATGTGTCATCCGCCTTCGAAAATCTGAAGACCACCTCATCGGGTACATTCTCGATGCATCTGGCAAACCGCTTCTGATCCGAACAGAGGAACAACATCGCGAAATAGTGCGTTCAGTCCATAATGATTGCCATCTGGTTCTTCATCTAATCGAGAAAGGGAATGGTCCGGCTGATCCGCCCCATTTAAATGGTCCAGTTTTAATATTAGTGCATTGCTCGGTAGACTGGGCGCGATCTCATCGAAACGTTCCTCTCATAGAACAGATGAGAGACGATGTCCCAATGGCTCAGACCGGATTCCGCGTTTCAAAGCGAAATGCCAGAACCGGCGAGCACTGGAGTGAAGACACCCCATTTTGTGTGAACTCGCCGTCTCCAGTGGGTTGCTCCAGACCTCATGGCAACAAGTCCGAAGCAGCTATGAGCAATCAGCAGCCGTTTTGCCGCATTTTGCCATCGATGAAGGCCTTCGCCCTAGGAACATCCAACTCATCCAGATGCTCGATGATCATCGGAATGTTGGGATGCTTCTTCACAAGGCGCTGGAAGTAGAGATCATAATTTAGAGACCCAAGCCCCGGAGCAGGCAACTCAATCTCCCCGACACCACGGAAGGTGTGGCTCTCGGCAGCCGTGTCGTCGCCAATATCCGAGTGCTTCTCGGACTTGTCGTCACCGGACAATTTCACATCCTTGGCGTGACCGATCTTGATCTTGTCGGACAGGGCATCAAAGACGTAATTCAGCGTTTGATCCATCTTGTCCATGTTGTGCGCTTCGAAATAGTTCGTCGGATCCATCAGGAGGCCAAGTCCCGGATGATCAACTTCGGCAAACATGCGCAGGGTTTCCTCGACCGAACCGACGACATTGTTGACATAGGTCTCCAACAGGAAGACCGCTCCGTTGTCATAGGCAAACTGGGCCAACTCAGCGATCACGGCGCGACAGTCATCCCAGCCCTCTTCGGTCTTGTTTTTGGGATGGTGAACCCAGTCACTTTCGGTGTCGAACGTTCCGGTTTCGGAAATCACGTAGGGTGAGCCGAGATACTGGGCATGTGCGATCAGTTCTTTGAGCCGGGCAAGACGCTGGGCACGGATCGCAAGGTCCGGATGGACAATGTTGGTGTAGCCCGAAATACAGCTCACCGGCAGATGATGATCACGGAAGGTGTCGCGAATGGTGCGGCATTTCTCCGGCGTCATCTGCCCATCGCTCACATCAATGTCCTTAAAATGCAGATCGAGCTGAACCGTGTTGAAATTGTGAGCTCGGATGACCTCAGCGGTTGTCTTAAGTTCATAGGGGAAATATCCCGTAAAGATACCGGTTTGCATCATGATGATATCCTCCATTCATCCTGTGCGAGATTGATCCGCAAGCTGCGGCTTTCTTCAATGGATTGGTAGGCGGCCTCGACAAGCGCCATCGTTCTGACATTGTCCGTCACATTAAGAACGGGCTCCGTCCCGGACTTGAGCGCGAATTGCAGTTGCTCCATCACTCCGACGAATGCATGAGGGAACCACATGGTTTCCCATTGCGGAGTGACCCACTGCCCGTTGGTGTGGCTGGTGCTGGCATAGCTCAGTGTCGAGGGTGCCCCGGTCGGCCAGCCGATGGTTCCCTTGGCAACACCAAGGCTGCCTTCAACGCGCCAGTTGATGAACTGGTCGTCGACATAGCCCTCTTCCCTGGGCCCCGACCAGACATCTTCAAGGCTGAGAGCCAACAGTCCGGACGGGAACCGCAGGGAGGTCACCACGATGCCATCGGTATGGTCGAATTCAATGCGCGGATCGGAACGCACCAAGCTGGTCACTTCAACGGGATCGCCAAAAAGAAACCTCAGCGCATCCAGATGGTGAACGCTCATGTTCGATAGGGTCAGCCGATCATAGTCGCGCAGGAATGGCTGCCAGTGGGGAATGGCATGCATATCGATTTGCGCGAAAACCGGATCCCCAATGATGCCTTCATCGAGAATCTGCTTGAGGCTCTGAACCGACTGATCAAACCGCATGTTCTGATTGACACTCAAAGGCTTGCCTGCCGCCTTCGCTTCGTCACGCAGCTTCTTTGCTTCCTCCAGCGACAGGGCGAGCGGCTTTTGCGCCAGAATGGCCTTCACATTCGGTGCCGCGAGTGCCTTGCGAATGAGATCCGGCTGTTGATCAGGCGGAAAGGCGATGTCGACAATCTCGACATTGGGATCGCAAATCAGCTCTTCCGGCGTATCCCAGACCGTTTCGATCTGCCACCGTTCCGCGACTGCCTGTGCATGATCGCGTGTTCTCGAGGAGATTGCGACCACAGGAAAACCTGCCTCCGCATAGGCGGCAAGATGGCAGTCGGCCATGATCATGCCAGCCCCGATCGCCCCAATTTTGTATTCCCGTACCCTGACTTCAGGATCAGGATGCACCTCAAATCCTCCCATTCAATCCTCCTGTTGTAGTCAGCGCCATGCCTTGCGCGAAGGGGGCATCCTCACATCAGCGCGGGCTATGGCACTACGTTTCGTTCCATCATCAGCATCCTCGCCTCGCACCTCAATTGGTGATTGCACGGAGGGATTCTGATGACTTGATCGAAAACGCCCTGCGACAGGCGCAGGGCGCCAGCGGGGTCTAAAGGTTGGGAACCTCCTTCTCGTCCATCATCTTGCGCCGTTCGACATACTCTGGCAGGATCTTGATGTTCTTTTGCGTGAACCAGGCAAATGGGTCCGTGCTCGCGACCAGAGCAATGTTTGCCCACGGGTTAAACGAGCCCGAACGAATGATAACCTTGGCTTTTTTGGCATACTCATTGACAAGGGTTTCATGGTCCGTGCCCTTGAAAACGGCGCCTGCACCGGTATAGATCGACTGCAGCTCCGCGTAGAGGTCCGGGTGCCTGTCGCGAACATCCGTTGCGAAATGCACCTCTTCAACGAAGATCTCCTTGCGCAGAACCTTCAGAATGTCTAGCACATCCGGCAATCCTTCATAAAAGCCCAGATCAATCCGGTGAGCGTCCTTGGGGATAGGGAAACCGGCATCGGTCACCATGACAATGTCGGTGTGCCCGAGCGTTGCAAGCGCATTGGCCAATTCCGGATGTAGTATCTTGTTGGGGATCATCTTTTTCTCCTTCCACCCGGCATCTGTGGCTCCCATGATTATCGAGGACCGGGTACATAAATCGCTGGCTATTGTGCGAGAATGGCTTCGACTTCCTGTCTGGTGTGATAGGACGGAACAGTTTCCCAGCGCGTGCAGCACAGAGCCGCAACCCTGGAAGCAAATGTGGCGGCGTCCTCCATCGCCATTCCTTCTGACAGGCCGACAGCAAGCGAGGCGTTGAAGCAGTCACCGGCTCCATTGCTATCAACCACTTCAACCTTGTAGGGCGGGATCGTGAAGCTGCCCTCGCTGGTAAAACCTGCAACGCCATCTTCGCCAAGGGTCATGACCACGGCACCGACACCGGTTTCCATCAGTTGTCGGGCAACATCCTCGTGCGACAACGGGTCGGATGGATCGAGGCCAAGCGCAACTCGCGCTTCCGTTTCATTGGGCGTCAGAATGTCGACACAGCCAAGATCAACCCCTCGCAAGTCCTGAGCTGGAGCCGGGTTCAGGATTGTCGTCAGTCCGGCATCCTTTGCCTTCTGAAGGCCAAACAGGGCTGTCTCGATCGGCACCTCAAGCTGCGCCAAGGCTATTTTGCCACTGGCGATCAGACCTTCATGTGCCGTGATATCGTCTTTGCCAAACAGGCTGTTCGCCCCCATATCGATAACAATGACATTCTTGGCGGCTTCGTCCTTGATGATGAAACCGGCACCTGTTGCCAGCTTCGAAGTTTGGTGCAGCCCCTCGATGCCGATCCCTTCCTGTTTCATCAGCTCGACAAATTCGTCGCCAAACATGTCCGTCCCGATGACGCCTAGAAATTTAACATCCGCTCCGAGCCGAGCAGCCTGAACCGCCATGTCAGAGCCTTTGCCTCCAAAGGTCTGGCGGAAGTCTCTGCCGAGCAAGGTTTCGCCAACCACCGGAATCCTCTCGGTCGTCATCACCAATGCTCTGAGATAGCTTCCCAAAATTATGATCGACATCTCATCCTCCAACCCGGGGTCCGGATCTCTCACCGAGACCGGACCACCTGAGCTCAAATCTTGTTAGTATGCGTTGGCGTCACCAGCTTCACCGGCAACGATGGATGGACCTGAACTGGTGCCGACCAGCTCTGCTCCAGCCTTGAAGAGCATCTCCATCTTCTCGCGCGTATTGACCTTGCCGGAGACCTTCACGCGGCACGGTGCCTTGATGTTGTCCTTCAGGATCACGACGTCTTCGGTGGTGGCCACGCAACCGCCCTTGCCCCAGCCCGAAGACTGTTTGACCCAGTCAATCCCGGCTTCGCAGGCCAATTGTGCCGACTTCGCCTTGAGATCCGGCGTGGTGATATATCCGAACTCCAGCATGGCCTTGATTCTCATGCCCTCTTCATGGGCAACGCGGGCCATTTCCTGCAGCTCGCGAGCATATCCGTCTTCGTCACCGCCCAGCAGAAGTCCCGGGTTGGGTGGAAAATCGAACTCGTCCGCACCTTCCTTGGCGAGCATGCGCACAACGGCGAGCTTCATTTCGAGTGTATCGTTGGCCATGGGAAAATTCACGGTCGACGCGACCTTGACCCCGGTTCCCTTGAGCGCTTCGCGTGCCAGTGACACGAAACACGGTGCGATCATCGCTGCATCAAATTCATATTCAGCACAGACTTTGACGTGGGCGAGGAGTTCTTCACGGGTCAGATCGGGATTAACGTTGGTATATTGAATGGCCTTGGCGACCTGTTTGGGATCATTGAAGTCGATCATCTTGGTTTCACCTTCCATGTGCAGAAATTCAATCTTGCCCCCATCATAGCAATGGTGAAATCGAGACTGGATGGCTGTGTTTCTCAAAAAACTGGACAATATTCTCATCGTCTTTGAACGTGCGAAACCACATCTAAATCTCTGTAAAAATTACATAAATATTTATACCAAAGGCTACCCAACCTAAAAGCCGTCGCAACTATTCACCTTGAGGCGAAAGGCCCGTGGCGCGAGCCCCGTCTGCTTCTTGAAGTCTCGTGAGAAATAGAAGGGATCGTCATATCCGACCTTCATTGCGATCATCGAAATCGAGTCGTCGGTTTCCACTAGGAAGCGCTTTGCCTGGGCAATGCGATAGTCCCGCAACCAGTTGAGAGGTGTCTTGTCAAACGCCTTGCGAAACAGCCTGAACAAATGTGATTTGCTCACCCGGCAGGCCTTTGCCAGCTTGTCGATGTCCCAGTGATCATTGTAGTGGATATGGATCTGGGTCATCAGATGGCCGAAGCCCTTGTGATTGGCGGCCTCGGGCTGGATCAGACGACTGCCTCTGGCCTCGAGCAAATATTCGACCAACCCGGAGATGTGCCGATCACAGGATGCCTGAGCCGCAAGAGAGGCAACTTCGAGCTGGGACAGGATGCCCTCAAACACTTGCTGGATGCGTCGCGGATTGTCGAAGTGAAACACGGGATCTTCATGAACGGATAGAATCGCAGCAAGGCGAGCCAGATTGGCGCTATCGACCCGAAGCCAGAGCAACTCCCAAGGGTCCTCTCTGTCGGGAAGATGTGCATGGCGTTCATAAACCGGCAACCAGACCAGTTCCTTTGGCCCCACCACATGTTTGCGCCCATCGACGGTGACCGTGCCCCGGCCTATTAGACAGAACAGAAATTCGTGACCTGGAACCCCTGCCCGTTCCACCTTGAAATCAGGGCCGGTGCAAATGTGACCAGCTCTGAGGAACTGGTAGGCAAAGAGCCCTTGCCAGCCTTCGTGAACGGCATAGTGAGAACTGATAATTCTCGTTTGTGTCGGTGCTTTTCGAAACATGGCCAGTTCACCACCCATGGACCTCAGTCCCCCGTGTGACAGCAGAACCCTCTGCGCTAATGACGCGAAAAGGCCAGCTGGAGAATTTTTTCTTCCGTCATTTCGTCCCGTGCAAGGCTGCCAACGAGTTCACCGCAGGAGAAAACGACACACCGGTCTGCCAGCGCAAACACTTCAGGCAATTCCGAGGACGCAACCAGAACCGACATGCCTTCGCGCGCAAGATCACTGATGATCTGATAGATCTCGGCCTTGGCACCGACATCGACGCCATGGCTTGGCTCATCAAGCAGCAACAGTCTTGGTTTGATCATCACCGCACGGGCAAAGACCGCCTTCTGCTGATTGCCACCCGAAAGGCTGGTGATTTCCTGACGCCCGTCTTCCATACGGATGTGCAGGCTCTTGCTCAGGAAATCGGCGCCGCGCCGCTCCTCCCCCTGCCGCACCACGCCAAGACGCGTAAGTGCCGAGAGGTTGGAAATGGAGATGTTGCGCTCAACGCTGTGGCTGGGCAGAATGCCACGAACCTTCCGCCCTTCCGGCACCATCGCAAGGCCGTACCGAACCGCGGTCGGCACATGCCCCAAGGGACAGGTTTCATTGTCGATTTTGAGTGTGCCGTTCTTGGCCTTGCGAAACCCGAAGAGCGTTTCCATGAACTCGGTCCGACCTGCACCGACCAGACCGAACAGGGCCACAACCTCCCCCGCATCGATATCCAGATCGATCGGAGACAGTACGGTTTCATCCTGAAGGTTGCGAATGGACACACGCGTTTCTCCCACTCGGGCCGCGCTTCCGCGCCAGTTGAATTCAGAGCTCTTGCCGATCATGTGCACGATCAGCTTCTGCTTGCTGGTCTCGGAGGCAAGCTCGCTGCTGACCAGCTTCCCATCCCTGAGGACAACAATGCGATCGCAGTTGCTGATTGCCTCATCAAGTTTGTGGGTGATGAAAACGACCGAGACGCCCTCGCCCGTCAGATCCCTGACAAGCCTGAACAACTTGTCCGCCTCAAAGGAAGTCAGCGAAGAGGTCGGCTCATCAAGGATCAGAAGACTCGGTTTGACCACGATGGCCTTGGCGATTTCGATCAGCTGCTGCTGGCCCGGACTCAGGGTATCGACCGACGCGGACGGATCGAGATCTTCAAGGCCAACTGACGCAAGCACCTTCCTGGCTTTCTCGACCAGAAGCGAGTGCCGGATGACACCAGATTTGCCTGCCAGATAGTCACCAAGAAAGATGTTTTCAGCCACGCTAAGAGAGCCAATCGTCGACAGCTCCTGATGAACGAAGCGGATCCCGAGGCCCATACCCTCCTTGATCGAAGCAAGCTTGAGGACAGCGCCATCCAGTTCGATTTCTCCGGTGTCCGCCGACAATCTGCCACTGACAACATTCATCAGTGTGCTCTTGCCCGCTCCATTCTCGCCGAGCAAACCAACCACCTCTCCAGGCGCGATGGATAGATTGACGCCATGAAGCACTTCGACAGGGCCGAAAGATTTCGTGACATTCTCAAGTCTTAATCTTGGGGGGATCATGACAATAAAGGCTCCAGATCCATTGCCGCCTGACGGCTCAACCGCACGCGCGTACATTTCATTTCCGAACACACCCCTCCCATCGCAAGTCTTGGACAAGAGGGAAGCCAGCCCCGACACGACGGCCGGTGCTGGCAGGGCTGACTACTTGTCGAGATTTTCCGGGGTCATCAGATTGCCCTTGAGGAACATCACATCCTGATTGGGTTTCTTCCCGGAGATCAGGTAATTGTGCATCATGACCGTCGCGTCAAAGGCCTGCTGGAAAGGGGCCTGATCGATCAAGCCGACCATTTCACCACTTTTAACATAGGCGACATTGTCCGGCGTATGGTCGAAGCCGACGACACCGATTTCCCCGGTCTTGCCAAGATCCTTGACCGCACGTGCTGCACCGTATGGACCGCCTGCGGTGACATAGACCATCTTCAGATCAGGATTGGCGGTGTACATGTCCTGAACCTGCGAATAGGCAACTTCCGCCCTGTCCTGATTTTCATAGGGGCCGAGAATCTGCACGTCGGGGAACTCTTCCTTGAGATAGTCGATGGCGCCATTCATGCGTTGGGTGTGCTGGACCGCCCCGAAGTAGCCAGTGATCACGCCGAGTTTGCCTTCACCGTTCATACGCTTGGCAATGAATTCGCCCAACTGCTGTCCAGCCTGTGTCGAGTTCTGGCCGATGAAGAGCAGGCGTTTGGACGGGACGCTCCCCTCTGCAATGATATTGATGACCGGAATACCCGAATCGACCGCCTCATTGATGGCTCGTTCCGTTCCATCGAAGATCGGCACAACGACAATGCCGTCATATTGCTGGGCGATGGCACTCTCGATGCCTGCGATGACCGCCTCCGTCGTCAAGCCATCCCCGAGGTCCGAATAGTCGACCTGAGTGTTGAATTCGGCGAGATACTTGGTTGCCGCATGTGCACCTTCGACCACCGGGATCCAGAAAGGATTGTTCTGAAATCCCATAAACGCGATGCGCAGGGGTTTTCCATCATTGGGTAGCGCTTTCACACTCCCGCCGTCCGGCAGGGCCGGTTCCGCAAAGACACTGCCACAACTCATCACAAGTGCCATGGCTGCTGCCGCACCCATCAGGCTGCGTTTGGTAAGACTCCACATGATTATTCCTCCCAGAAACAAAGTGGATTGCACGAGGTGTCGTCAGTCTTCTCGACCGCGACGGATTCCGTCGATCCCGACGGCTAGAATGATGACAAGACCCTTGGTCACGACCTGCCAGTGGGACGAGATCCCCAGCAGAACGAAGGAATTGCCAAGAAGGGCCATCAACAGTGCACCAAGGATCACACCAGGAATGGATCCTCGCCCGCCGGACAGGGCCGTTCCGCCAAGAATGACGGCAGCGATGACATCCAACTCATAGCCACGACCGAGATTGGGGTTCGCCGAGGCGAGGTTGCCCGCAAGAATGAGACCACCCAGACCGGCCAGCAGGCCGCTGGTCATGAACACGAAAACACGTGTCCGGTC encodes:
- the mtnA gene encoding S-methyl-5-thioribose-1-phosphate isomerase; translated protein: MKVNGTHYRSLWWDYDQGALQIIDQRWLPHDFRIQAVTTMQEYADAIVEMRVRGAPLIGATAAYGMALAMAEDASDANMDKAWEFLDKTRPTAINLRWALNRCREALRPIPQEMRADAALKLAHEIADEDVEINRQIGENGLAIIREIAAKKPAGEPVRLLTHCNAGWLATVDWGTATSPMYHAYNAGIPLHVWVDETRPRNQGAMTAWELGSHGIEHKYIVDNAGGHLMQHGLVDMVIVGTDRTTRRGDVCNKIGTYLKALAAHDNGVPFYVALPSPTIDWTVDDGVAEIPIEERDDFETTHVQGRRADGTIDTVQVAPEGTSGGNMAFDVTPNRLVTGLITERGVCKATPEGLAGLFPDMVKSAN
- a CDS encoding sugar-binding transcriptional regulator — encoded protein: MVSEKTSRAKPSRSLPRQISRQDDAIIEATWAYYHDGLNQNDIAARLGVSRASVVNYLTEARRRDYVRITLNSEIFLNHELSERLKEKYGLAEVLVVPSDPTGQAGSSERVARATADWLPQLLEPGDKLGIAWGETIYRVAEVVPHLTVEDVTVVQLVGSRAAGLGYAAEVCSATIARHFGASVINLHVPLIVSTEGLAKQLRDEPDIADQLKAVNDCNKVLFACGTVGDNSHIARTRILSRETLAKCREKGAAGVICARLIDAEGTPIPTEIDDRMIGVTLEQMRSKEMGLLVASGPERVRGAKAAILGGYTSHLVTCSNTAQLLME
- a CDS encoding class II aldolase/adducin family protein, with the translated sequence MAKGLNQGLSDTLETRNAIISACRWMNSSGINQGTSGNISVRVGDAGEDMLITPSGVPYDDLLPEMLVRMGLEDVPVKDGAKLKPSSEWQFHQALLRSRPDMNVVLHAHPAYCSALAIVREPIPACHYMIAAFGGHDVPLTGYHLFGSKELADEVCSAMTDRHACLMSNHGATVVGESIEKAIWRLEELENIARVYTISRQLGTPVILSREEMDDVIKAFSNYGPVKVD
- a CDS encoding DUF6538 domain-containing protein, yielding MSGLIKRGKGTFHFRMRVRKEYVGIAGKTEIHRTLKTDSARQAAELAPAMRKGILDELEALKLLQDQPTSADAYRAAQDIVKKRGLSYLPSESLLLAPLEETLVRFEKLAEGDDVGAARALLGGVEEPGLRLSELVGNVEEFCAHDNRHKNDDQLRKWRNPRKKAVRNLMKSIGNKDILVSEIAAAAVQKHKMFWQNKVSSGKTKPDTANKDFILMRSMLSAYYESIGMTEPPKLYQGIGIKKNRYEKPNRKLEIPVNWMTEKWFAPGALDGINDEAIDILLISIETGCRQSEISNLPPHSIVLDHPIPHLHIKVEEGDICREVKNTASQRMVPLVGVAMAAAKRHPEGFPKYRGNSNYSNTINKALRERGLLPSEKHTVGGTRHSFESRLKKVQLPNDDRGELMGHSVKAIRDRELYGDDMTLEDKLALHKLIVLPVPKHLE
- a CDS encoding sugar phosphate isomerase/epimerase, giving the protein MMQTGIFTGYFPYELKTTAEVIRAHNFNTVQLDLHFKDIDVSDGQMTPEKCRTIRDTFRDHHLPVSCISGYTNIVHPDLAIRAQRLARLKELIAHAQYLGSPYVISETGTFDTESDWVHHPKNKTEEGWDDCRAVIAELAQFAYDNGAVFLLETYVNNVVGSVEETLRMFAEVDHPGLGLLMDPTNYFEAHNMDKMDQTLNYVFDALSDKIKIGHAKDVKLSGDDKSEKHSDIGDDTAAESHTFRGVGEIELPAPGLGSLNYDLYFQRLVKKHPNIPMIIEHLDELDVPRAKAFIDGKMRQNGC
- a CDS encoding Gfo/Idh/MocA family protein; amino-acid sequence: MGGFEVHPDPEVRVREYKIGAIGAGMIMADCHLAAYAEAGFPVVAISSRTRDHAQAVAERWQIETVWDTPEELICDPNVEIVDIAFPPDQQPDLIRKALAAPNVKAILAQKPLALSLEEAKKLRDEAKAAGKPLSVNQNMRFDQSVQSLKQILDEGIIGDPVFAQIDMHAIPHWQPFLRDYDRLTLSNMSVHHLDALRFLFGDPVEVTSLVRSDPRIEFDHTDGIVVTSLRFPSGLLALSLEDVWSGPREEGYVDDQFINWRVEGSLGVAKGTIGWPTGAPSTLSYASTSHTNGQWVTPQWETMWFPHAFVGVMEQLQFALKSGTEPVLNVTDNVRTMALVEAAYQSIEESRSLRINLAQDEWRISS